The following are from one region of the Mycolicibacterium diernhoferi genome:
- the fabG gene encoding 3-oxoacyl-ACP reductase FabG, with protein MTDWSGVKVLVTGGSQGIGLGIAEGFLSAGAAVAISGRRPATLAAAAEKLGGPGRRVATIVADVADPASCARMAAEAQQQLGGLDVLCANAGIYPERDIDELTAADVADIMATNVGGTIFSVQACRPALKASGRGRVVVTSSITGPVTGFPGLSHYAASKAAQLGFVRSAALELAADRITVNAIGPGSIRTEGLDGLGADTMAKMLACIPQRRLGSPADIAAAAQFFASAEAAFITGQFLVVDGGQTLPELPDAP; from the coding sequence ATGACCGATTGGTCCGGTGTCAAGGTGCTGGTCACCGGGGGCAGCCAGGGGATCGGTCTGGGCATCGCCGAGGGATTCCTGTCCGCGGGTGCGGCGGTCGCGATCAGCGGCCGCCGGCCCGCCACCCTGGCCGCGGCCGCCGAGAAACTCGGCGGCCCCGGCCGGCGGGTGGCGACGATCGTCGCCGACGTCGCCGACCCGGCCTCGTGTGCGCGGATGGCCGCCGAGGCGCAGCAGCAGCTCGGCGGACTGGACGTGTTGTGCGCCAACGCCGGTATCTATCCGGAGCGCGACATCGACGAGCTCACCGCGGCCGACGTCGCCGACATCATGGCCACCAACGTCGGCGGCACCATCTTCAGCGTGCAGGCCTGCCGACCCGCGCTGAAGGCGTCCGGGCGCGGGCGGGTGGTGGTGACGTCCTCGATCACCGGACCGGTCACCGGATTCCCGGGCCTGAGCCACTACGCTGCGAGCAAGGCGGCTCAGCTGGGCTTCGTGCGCAGTGCGGCACTGGAACTGGCCGCCGATCGCATCACCGTGAACGCCATCGGGCCGGGCAGTATCCGGACCGAGGGACTGGACGGTCTCGGCGCGGACACGATGGCGAAGATGCTGGCCTGTATCCCGCAGCGCCGCTTGGGGTCACCGGCCGACATCGCCGCGGCGGCCCAGTTCTTCGCCAGTGCGGAGGCGGCGTTCATCACCGGTCAGTTCCTGGTGGTGGACGGTGGTCAGACCCTGCCCGAACTGCCCGACGCGCCGTGA
- a CDS encoding FadR/GntR family transcriptional regulator, which produces MVAANSGGLSPVRQIPAHELVVDQMRRALELGQFRPGDRLPTERELSEMLDVSRTTVRTAVAVLERDGLIAVRRGRGGGFTVQAPVYDAAAMRREMRQNKRAIRDAFDYRAIVETGATRLAAERRRTTDVAALHKLLSGMDEALHTALKEQSAQHTTDFQTLDTAFHMGIAQAAQNDRLLDAVADARRRMWLPVGAIFGRLEPNANDYHESILEAIESREPELAAARMEAHINDTRHTVEAWLKR; this is translated from the coding sequence ATGGTGGCTGCCAATTCCGGTGGGCTGAGCCCGGTCCGGCAAATCCCCGCGCACGAGCTGGTCGTCGACCAGATGCGCCGCGCGCTGGAGCTGGGTCAGTTCCGCCCCGGAGACCGGCTGCCGACCGAGCGTGAGCTCTCCGAGATGCTCGATGTCTCCCGGACCACCGTGCGCACCGCCGTCGCGGTACTGGAGCGTGACGGCCTGATCGCGGTCCGGCGTGGCCGTGGCGGCGGATTCACCGTCCAGGCACCGGTTTACGACGCCGCCGCGATGCGCCGCGAGATGCGCCAGAACAAACGGGCCATCCGCGACGCCTTCGACTACCGGGCCATCGTGGAGACCGGCGCGACCCGGCTGGCCGCCGAGCGGCGCCGCACCACCGACGTCGCTGCCCTGCACAAGCTGTTGTCCGGCATGGACGAGGCGCTGCACACCGCGCTGAAAGAGCAGTCCGCCCAACACACCACGGATTTCCAGACGCTGGACACGGCCTTCCACATGGGCATCGCCCAGGCTGCCCAGAACGACCGGTTGCTCGACGCCGTGGCCGACGCGCGGCGCCGGATGTGGCTGCCGGTCGGCGCGATCTTCGGACGGCTGGAGCCCAACGCCAACGACTACCACGAGTCCATCCTGGAGGCCATCGAGAGCCGGGAGCCGGAACTGGCGGCCGCGCGGATGGAGGCCCACATCAACGACACCAGGCACACCGTCGAAGCCTGGTTGAAGCGCTGA
- a CDS encoding sulfurtransferase: MTTHADVFISATELARRLDAGEPTTILDVRWQLGAPDGRAAYADAHLPGAVYVSLDDELSDHGVAGRGRHPLPSGAQLQEAARRWGVRRGTPVVVYDDWNRAGSARAWWVLRAAGVADVHILDGGLAAWRAAGGALEAGAVTPVPGDIVVEHDDLYAGAMPTLSADEAAGHPNLLDARAPERFRGEVEPVDPVAGHIPGAHNLPSTAVLTADGTVLSPDELAALGWSFGGSDQVGVYCGSGVTAAVLVAALAAAGVDAALFPGSWSQWGAETDRPVATGD, translated from the coding sequence ATGACAACGCACGCGGATGTCTTCATTTCTGCCACCGAGCTCGCCCGGCGCCTGGATGCCGGCGAGCCCACGACCATCCTGGACGTGCGATGGCAGCTCGGCGCCCCCGATGGGCGTGCCGCCTACGCCGACGCGCATCTGCCCGGCGCGGTGTACGTGTCGTTGGACGATGAGCTCAGCGATCACGGCGTCGCAGGTCGGGGCAGGCATCCACTGCCGTCCGGGGCGCAGCTGCAGGAGGCGGCGCGGCGCTGGGGGGTGCGGCGCGGCACACCGGTGGTGGTCTACGACGACTGGAACCGCGCCGGATCGGCCCGCGCCTGGTGGGTGTTGCGGGCGGCCGGGGTGGCCGATGTGCACATTCTCGACGGCGGACTGGCCGCTTGGCGCGCCGCCGGCGGAGCACTGGAGGCCGGCGCGGTGACCCCGGTACCCGGGGACATCGTCGTCGAGCATGACGATCTCTATGCGGGCGCGATGCCGACCCTGAGCGCCGACGAGGCCGCCGGGCATCCGAACCTGCTCGACGCGCGCGCCCCGGAACGATTCCGCGGCGAGGTCGAACCGGTCGATCCGGTGGCGGGCCACATTCCCGGGGCGCACAACCTGCCCAGCACTGCGGTGCTGACCGCCGACGGCACCGTGCTGTCGCCGGACGAGCTGGCCGCGCTGGGCTGGTCGTTCGGCGGGTCGGACCAGGTCGGGGTGTACTGCGGATCGGGCGTCACCGCCGCGGTACTGGTGGCGGCGCTGGCGGCCGCCGGCGTGGACGCGGCGCTGTTCCCGGGGTCGTGGTCCCAGTGGGGGGCCGAGACCGACCGCCCGGTGGCGACCGGCGACTAG
- a CDS encoding SDR family NAD(P)-dependent oxidoreductase, translating into MGDKVIVTGGAGVIGQAICRRLLQSGYVPIAADLKEAVDALDLTAPGLEGTLAVEMDVTDGENVRTVVPSLVAEGETLFGVVNCAGILRDSFLGELDESKLELMFQVNIAGMARVTDAAAPLLAEGSAIVNVGSLTGHFGRFRGASVYGATKAGIAAYTRYVAEELAPRGIRVNNVAPGVIRAPMSPSMARVSGGEEISASYAMLKRIGEPEEVAEAVEFLLSPRASFITAQTLLVDGGVVAW; encoded by the coding sequence GTGGGAGACAAGGTCATTGTTACTGGAGGGGCTGGCGTAATCGGTCAGGCGATCTGCCGCCGGCTGCTGCAGAGTGGCTACGTCCCGATCGCCGCGGACCTCAAGGAAGCGGTCGACGCGCTGGACCTCACGGCGCCCGGACTCGAGGGCACACTCGCGGTCGAGATGGACGTGACCGACGGTGAGAACGTGCGCACGGTGGTGCCCTCGCTGGTTGCCGAGGGGGAGACGCTGTTCGGTGTGGTCAACTGCGCCGGCATCCTGCGGGACTCGTTTCTCGGTGAGCTCGACGAGTCGAAGCTGGAGCTGATGTTCCAGGTCAACATCGCGGGCATGGCCCGGGTGACCGACGCCGCCGCGCCGCTGCTCGCCGAGGGCAGCGCCATCGTCAATGTCGGCAGCCTGACCGGGCACTTCGGCCGGTTCCGCGGCGCATCGGTCTACGGCGCCACCAAGGCCGGCATCGCCGCCTACACCCGCTACGTCGCCGAGGAACTCGCCCCGCGCGGTATCCGGGTGAACAACGTGGCCCCCGGCGTCATCCGGGCACCGATGAGCCCGTCCATGGCGCGGGTGTCCGGCGGTGAGGAGATCAGCGCGAGCTACGCGATGCTCAAGCGGATCGGTGAGCCCGAAGAGGTCGCCGAGGCTGTCGAGTTCCTGCTGTCGCCGCGTGCCTCGTTCATCACCGCGCAGACGCTGCTCGTCGACGGCGGCGTGGTGGCCTGGTGA
- a CDS encoding alpha/beta hydrolase fold domain-containing protein — translation MANPRIAPLEYALAYAAQQVAPLVFRPPAIPKPAYSLDPPGVVRVPTRHGPVRCFVYRPHPSSPLSGTSDRRPPLHIDIHGGGFVLRNTHEDAHICRFLASDVGCVVLAIDYHAAPQVTFPVAEQECIDVLQWALDNADQQGWDADRVSVGGASAGAKLSMNLAQHSHDADIALRAAVLSYAVADCTRADRTSPKSNAAISPRLQKLSAKLYFVDPASHDDPIASPYHDADLPMKMPPTLIQTGDLDTLGPEMIEIAERLRAAGVDVIHTGYPTDHAFNTQGDRAIMDTSIREIGAFLLARLA, via the coding sequence ATGGCGAACCCCCGTATCGCGCCGCTGGAGTACGCGTTGGCCTACGCGGCCCAGCAGGTCGCTCCGTTGGTCTTCCGGCCACCCGCCATCCCGAAGCCGGCCTACTCACTCGACCCGCCCGGCGTCGTCCGGGTGCCGACCCGGCACGGGCCGGTCCGGTGCTTCGTGTACCGACCGCATCCGTCCTCACCGTTGAGCGGAACATCGGACCGGCGGCCGCCGCTGCACATCGACATCCATGGCGGCGGGTTCGTGCTGCGCAATACCCACGAGGACGCACACATCTGCCGGTTCCTGGCCTCCGACGTCGGCTGTGTGGTGCTGGCGATCGATTACCACGCCGCCCCGCAGGTGACTTTCCCTGTGGCAGAACAGGAGTGCATCGACGTACTGCAGTGGGCGTTGGACAACGCCGACCAGCAGGGCTGGGATGCCGACCGGGTCAGCGTGGGTGGAGCCAGCGCCGGCGCCAAGCTCAGCATGAATCTGGCGCAGCACTCCCACGACGCCGACATCGCGCTGCGTGCCGCCGTGCTCTCCTATGCCGTCGCGGACTGCACCCGCGCCGACCGCACCTCCCCCAAGAGCAACGCCGCGATCTCCCCGCGGCTGCAAAAGCTCTCTGCCAAACTCTATTTCGTGGATCCGGCCAGCCACGACGACCCGATCGCCTCGCCCTATCACGACGCCGATCTACCCATGAAGATGCCACCCACCCTGATCCAGACCGGGGATCTCGACACGCTGGGACCGGAGATGATCGAGATCGCCGAGCGCCTGCGCGCAGCCGGGGTCGACGTCATCCACACCGGCTATCCGACCGATCATGCCTTCAACACCCAGGGAGACCGCGCCATCATGGACACCTCGATCCGGGAGATCGGCGCATTCCTGCTGGCGAGGCTGGCGTGA
- a CDS encoding APC family permease, with protein MAVDTSAVTGTGDGAGEGKPTLKRGAIGLAGVVFMVVAFSAPITAMTGNLPVAVGFGNGLGAPAGFLIATIVLTIFSVGFVALARHITAAGAFYTFVSRGWSKIPGLAAGVMSMVTYMTMEAALIGIFSAFTDQAMTSQFGIDLPWEVYALGCLLVIALLSHFDISVAAKVLGVVLVAEIVILTLIAVASLIASPDGMSFTSLNPMTALSTNGVAGGVIGLGLLMAFWSWVGFESTAIYGEESKDPKRIVPKATFIAVIGIGVFYTFISWGVIVGNGPDKAVELASGADPFQLLYSPAQAYLGPWAVTIFEWLVLGGSFACALAIHNSAARYLFAFGRDRLLWHRLGSAHPQHASPWVASLTQSGVAAILLIVCSVTKSDPYAELFVLVAILATLCLLTVQIMSSISTIVYFHVKKQHPETASWWRTLLAPVVGGLGMLLVIYLMASNMEAAAGTASESLFFKMIPWIVLTLLFGSMAVALILRKVDPVRYARIGSTVFDDRPEDVLAADRA; from the coding sequence ATGGCGGTTGACACAAGTGCCGTGACCGGGACCGGGGACGGTGCCGGCGAAGGCAAGCCGACGTTGAAGCGGGGAGCCATCGGGCTCGCCGGCGTCGTGTTCATGGTGGTGGCGTTCTCCGCGCCGATCACGGCGATGACCGGCAACCTGCCGGTCGCGGTGGGCTTTGGCAACGGGCTCGGTGCCCCCGCCGGCTTCCTCATCGCCACCATCGTGCTGACCATCTTCAGCGTCGGATTCGTCGCGCTGGCCCGGCATATCACCGCCGCGGGTGCCTTCTACACGTTCGTTTCGCGCGGTTGGTCGAAGATCCCCGGTCTTGCCGCCGGGGTGATGTCGATGGTCACCTATATGACGATGGAAGCCGCGCTGATCGGCATCTTCTCGGCGTTCACCGATCAAGCGATGACCTCGCAGTTCGGTATCGACCTGCCGTGGGAGGTCTATGCGCTCGGCTGCCTGCTGGTGATCGCGCTGCTGTCGCACTTCGACATCTCGGTGGCGGCCAAAGTGCTGGGCGTTGTGCTGGTTGCCGAGATCGTCATTCTCACCCTGATCGCGGTCGCCTCGCTCATCGCCAGCCCGGACGGCATGAGCTTCACCTCGCTGAATCCGATGACGGCACTGTCCACCAATGGTGTGGCCGGCGGTGTGATCGGCCTGGGTCTGCTGATGGCGTTCTGGTCCTGGGTCGGGTTCGAGTCGACGGCGATCTACGGTGAGGAGTCCAAGGACCCCAAGCGGATCGTGCCGAAGGCGACGTTCATCGCCGTGATCGGCATCGGCGTGTTCTACACGTTCATCTCCTGGGGCGTCATCGTCGGCAACGGCCCGGACAAGGCGGTCGAGCTGGCCTCCGGCGCAGACCCGTTCCAGCTGCTGTACAGCCCCGCTCAGGCGTACCTGGGCCCGTGGGCGGTCACCATCTTCGAGTGGCTGGTTCTGGGTGGTTCGTTCGCCTGTGCGCTGGCCATCCACAACTCCGCGGCCCGCTACCTGTTCGCCTTCGGCCGTGACCGGCTGCTCTGGCACCGTCTCGGTAGTGCACATCCCCAGCACGCCTCCCCTTGGGTGGCATCGCTGACCCAGAGTGGCGTAGCCGCAATCCTTCTCATCGTCTGCTCGGTGACCAAGAGCGACCCGTACGCCGAGCTGTTCGTCCTGGTCGCCATCCTGGCGACGCTGTGCCTGCTGACCGTGCAGATCATGTCGTCGATCTCGACCATCGTGTACTTCCACGTCAAGAAGCAGCATCCGGAGACCGCGAGCTGGTGGCGCACCCTGCTGGCCCCCGTCGTCGGTGGGCTGGGCATGCTCTTGGTGATCTATCTGATGGCATCGAATATGGAGGCCGCGGCGGGCACCGCCTCGGAGAGTCTCTTCTTCAAGATGATCCCGTGGATCGTGCTGACGCTGCTGTTCGGCTCGATGGCCGTCGCGCTGATCCTGCGCAAGGTGGACCCGGTGCGCTATGCGCGGATCGGCAGCACCGTGTTCGACGATCGTCCCGAAGACGTGCTGGCGGCGGACCGAGCATGA
- a CDS encoding DUF1116 domain-containing protein yields the protein MSTEVGLPYSPELTVDEANAEAFARLDGADPWVVDVRPAREVLPGYRDNLVLTSGAPMAWADYTGGQREALIGGALFEGLARDRADAIDGFATGRIEIGACHDYSAVGSLAGIYTASMPVFVVENRAHGNVGFCNFYEGKEPRRLNYGCYDEGVHERLLHVNSVLAPVVGEALRRRGGVALKPLIARALRMGDEVHSRNAAASILFNREILPAVLDMVDDKVPGVRETMLHLAENDYFFLRLSMAAAKASADAMVVPGSTLVSAMAFSCRGFAIKLAGLGDTWFEGPPPIHEGKLFAGHTEDEITWMGGESPITETIGLGGFAQACALSLQEYQGGSPEVMIERNREMYAVTHGENSTYRIPLFGFRGTPTGIDARKVLETGVLPVMDVGLAGRDGGQIGAGVIRAPRECFADALAEFDRRFPGR from the coding sequence GTGAGCACCGAAGTGGGGCTGCCGTACAGCCCGGAACTGACCGTCGACGAGGCCAATGCGGAAGCGTTCGCCCGCCTCGACGGGGCGGACCCGTGGGTCGTCGACGTGCGCCCGGCCCGCGAGGTGTTGCCCGGGTACCGCGACAACCTGGTGCTGACCTCCGGCGCGCCGATGGCGTGGGCCGATTACACCGGCGGGCAGCGGGAAGCGTTGATCGGCGGCGCCCTGTTCGAGGGCCTGGCCCGCGACCGTGCGGACGCCATCGACGGCTTCGCCACCGGACGCATCGAGATCGGCGCCTGCCACGACTACTCCGCGGTCGGCTCGCTGGCCGGCATCTACACCGCGTCGATGCCGGTGTTCGTGGTGGAGAACCGGGCGCACGGCAACGTCGGCTTCTGCAACTTCTACGAGGGCAAGGAACCCCGCCGGCTCAACTACGGCTGTTACGACGAGGGTGTGCACGAGCGTTTGCTGCACGTGAACTCGGTGCTGGCCCCGGTGGTCGGGGAGGCGTTGCGACGCCGCGGTGGTGTCGCCCTGAAGCCGTTGATCGCCCGCGCGCTGCGGATGGGCGACGAGGTGCACAGCCGCAACGCGGCGGCATCGATCCTGTTCAACCGGGAGATCCTGCCCGCCGTGCTGGACATGGTGGACGATAAGGTTCCCGGGGTACGCGAGACGATGTTGCACCTTGCCGAGAACGACTACTTCTTCCTCCGCCTCTCGATGGCGGCGGCCAAAGCGTCGGCGGATGCGATGGTGGTGCCCGGTTCCACCCTGGTCTCGGCGATGGCGTTCTCCTGCCGCGGCTTCGCGATCAAACTGGCCGGCCTCGGCGATACCTGGTTCGAAGGTCCACCGCCGATCCACGAGGGCAAGCTGTTCGCCGGGCATACCGAGGACGAGATCACCTGGATGGGTGGCGAGTCGCCGATCACCGAGACCATCGGGCTCGGCGGGTTCGCCCAGGCGTGCGCGCTGTCGCTGCAGGAGTACCAGGGCGGCTCACCCGAGGTGATGATCGAGCGCAACCGCGAGATGTACGCCGTCACCCACGGCGAGAACAGCACCTACCGGATCCCGCTGTTCGGCTTCCGCGGCACGCCCACCGGCATCGACGCCCGCAAGGTGTTGGAGACCGGGGTGCTGCCGGTGATGGACGTCGGCTTGGCCGG